A window from Pseudomonas moraviensis encodes these proteins:
- a CDS encoding ABC transporter substrate-binding protein — protein sequence MTSIKTLLGRTLLALSLSVGAVCAAEKSAPIHFGDITWESGSFITEVLRLIVEKGYGYPTDTLPGSTVSLEAALAKNDIQVIGEEWAGRSPAWVKAAAEGKVFGLGDTVKGATEGWWVPEYVIKGDPERGIKALAPELKSVADLPRYKDVFRDPEDPGRGRFLNSPTGWTSEIVNSQKLKAYGLSDSFVNFRTGSGAALDAEVASSIKRGKPVLFYYWSPTPLLGRFKLVKLEEPPFDAEAWKTLADANNPNPQGTRSMPASLAIGVSAPFKAQYPELVAFFEKVDLPIDLLNQTLAGMSEKRLQPRAVAEAFLRDQPQVWTAWVPGEVAAKVRGSL from the coding sequence ATGACATCGATCAAAACCCTGCTCGGCCGCACGCTGCTGGCGCTGAGCCTGAGCGTCGGGGCTGTTTGCGCAGCCGAAAAAAGCGCACCGATTCACTTCGGCGACATCACGTGGGAGAGCGGCAGTTTCATCACCGAAGTGCTGCGCTTGATCGTCGAAAAAGGCTACGGCTATCCGACCGACACGTTGCCGGGCAGCACGGTCAGCCTGGAGGCGGCATTGGCGAAAAACGACATTCAGGTAATCGGCGAAGAGTGGGCCGGGCGCAGTCCGGCGTGGGTCAAGGCTGCCGCCGAGGGCAAGGTATTCGGCCTCGGCGACACGGTCAAAGGTGCCACCGAAGGCTGGTGGGTACCGGAATATGTGATCAAGGGCGACCCGGAACGCGGAATCAAGGCGCTGGCGCCGGAACTGAAATCGGTCGCTGACCTGCCGCGCTACAAAGATGTGTTCCGGGACCCCGAAGACCCGGGCCGCGGGCGCTTTCTCAACAGCCCGACCGGCTGGACCTCGGAAATCGTCAACAGCCAGAAGCTCAAGGCGTATGGTCTGAGCGACAGCTTCGTCAACTTCCGCACCGGCTCCGGCGCGGCATTGGATGCCGAGGTGGCGTCGTCGATCAAGCGCGGCAAACCGGTGCTGTTCTATTACTGGTCGCCAACGCCGTTGCTCGGGCGTTTCAAACTGGTGAAGCTGGAAGAGCCACCGTTCGATGCCGAGGCATGGAAAACCCTGGCCGATGCCAACAACCCGAATCCGCAGGGCACGCGCTCGATGCCGGCGAGCCTGGCGATTGGCGTGTCGGCGCCGTTCAAGGCGCAGTACCCGGAGCTGGTCGCGTTCTTTGAGAAAGTCGATCTGCCGATTGATCTGCTCAACCAGACATTGGCCGGCATGAGTGAAAAACGCCTGCAACCGCGGGCGGTGGCCGAGGCGTTTTTGCGTGATCAGCCGCAGGTCTGGACAGCTTGGGTGCCGGGGGAGGTGGCGGCCAAGGTCAGGGGAAGTTTGTAG
- a CDS encoding YihY/virulence factor BrkB family protein, whose translation MIFPDMKGLPLHRVMVRTVTEFVDDEMSTYASALAYQMLFSLFPFILFLIALIGFLHLPDFFSWLRLQSELVLPPQALEQVNPVIDQLQQSKGGLLSIGIVIALYTASAGVRLMMSAMNAAYDVVEGRPVWKRFPLSIVYTVGIAGMLLIAAALMVLGPQVMGWIAAQVGLEDFIVTVWTIARWPVIVILMMVAVALIYYVMPDVKQDFRFITPGSALAVVVWILASLGFAFYVKTFANYNAMYGSIGAIIVLLLYFYISAAVLLLGAEMNAVIEHMSAEGKDKGEKAPGEPDESSKQHVSGLGRDHSLKPDTDEARP comes from the coding sequence ATGATATTTCCGGACATGAAAGGTCTGCCCCTGCACCGGGTGATGGTGCGCACGGTCACTGAGTTCGTCGATGACGAAATGTCGACCTACGCCTCGGCACTGGCCTACCAGATGCTGTTCTCGCTGTTTCCGTTCATTCTCTTCCTGATTGCCCTGATCGGTTTCCTCCATCTGCCGGACTTCTTCTCCTGGCTGCGCCTGCAATCCGAACTGGTCCTGCCGCCGCAGGCGCTGGAGCAGGTCAACCCGGTGATCGACCAGTTGCAGCAATCCAAGGGTGGCCTGCTTTCAATCGGTATCGTGATCGCCCTGTACACCGCGTCCGCCGGCGTGCGCCTGATGATGAGCGCGATGAATGCCGCTTACGACGTGGTCGAAGGCCGACCGGTCTGGAAGCGTTTTCCCCTGTCGATCGTCTACACCGTCGGCATTGCCGGCATGCTGTTGATCGCCGCGGCGCTGATGGTGCTCGGGCCGCAGGTGATGGGCTGGATCGCCGCACAAGTGGGGCTGGAAGACTTCATCGTCACGGTGTGGACCATCGCGCGCTGGCCGGTGATCGTGATTCTGATGATGGTCGCGGTGGCACTGATCTACTACGTGATGCCCGACGTCAAACAGGACTTCCGCTTCATCACACCCGGTTCGGCGCTGGCGGTGGTGGTGTGGATCCTCGCCTCGCTGGGTTTTGCCTTCTACGTGAAAACCTTCGCCAACTACAACGCGATGTATGGCAGCATCGGGGCGATCATCGTGCTCTTGCTGTATTTCTATATTTCCGCGGCGGTGTTGTTGCTCGGCGCGGAAATGAATGCGGTGATCGAGCACATGTCCGCCGAAGGCAAGGACAAGGGCGAGAAAGCCCCTGGCGAGCCCGACGAATCCAGCAAACAACACGTCTCGGGCCTGGGCCGCGATCATTCGCTCAAGCCGGACACTGATGAAGCGCGACCATGA
- a CDS encoding fatty acid desaturase: MAFYFDARHRQQIETLRQRFTARSEWPTWLLLIGVYAGWFAILLNSAWLGRGLSTLLLIPLLVLWLSLQHELLHGHPTRWTFINKILGYAPFAVWYPYTLYRDSHLRHHREEDLTVPGVDPESRYLTSASWRDGSVFERSVHWLNKTVLGRFLIGAPLALTALAREEQQRLRNADPQAWLMWLSHGVVTLLMLGFIARYSILPVWHYLLLISIPALSIAMIRSFHEHRPHAQAEQRTVLNEAGWPWRWLFLNLNFHLVHHDLPGLAWYDLPKVYRLHREQWIARSGGFVVRGYGELWRQHGFKPIDSPEHPFH, translated from the coding sequence ATGGCTTTTTATTTCGACGCCCGACATCGCCAGCAAATCGAAACCCTGCGCCAACGCTTTACCGCCCGCAGCGAATGGCCGACCTGGCTGTTGCTGATCGGTGTGTACGCCGGCTGGTTCGCCATCCTCCTCAACAGCGCCTGGCTGGGACGCGGCTTGAGTACGTTGCTGCTGATCCCGCTGCTGGTGTTGTGGTTGTCGCTGCAGCATGAATTGCTTCACGGCCATCCGACCCGCTGGACCTTCATCAATAAAATCCTCGGCTACGCGCCGTTTGCCGTGTGGTATCCGTACACGCTGTATCGCGACAGCCATTTGCGTCATCACCGCGAGGAAGACTTGACGGTGCCGGGCGTCGATCCGGAAAGTCGTTATCTGACCTCGGCGAGCTGGCGGGACGGCTCGGTGTTCGAGCGCAGCGTGCATTGGCTGAACAAAACGGTGCTCGGACGCTTCTTGATTGGCGCGCCGCTGGCGTTGACGGCGTTAGCGCGCGAAGAGCAGCAGCGCTTGCGAAACGCTGATCCGCAAGCCTGGCTGATGTGGCTGAGCCACGGCGTGGTTACTCTATTGATGCTGGGTTTCATTGCCCGCTACAGCATTTTGCCGGTGTGGCATTACCTGTTGCTGATCAGCATACCGGCGCTGTCGATCGCGATGATCCGTTCGTTTCACGAGCATCGACCGCATGCCCAGGCCGAGCAACGCACCGTGCTCAACGAGGCTGGCTGGCCGTGGCGCTGGCTGTTTCTCAACCTGAATTTTCATCTGGTGCATCACGACCTGCCGGGGCTGGCGTGGTACGACTTGCCCAAGGTCTACCGGCTGCACCGCGAGCAGTGGATTGCGCGCAGTGGCGGGTTTGTCGTCCGGGGGTATGGGGAGTTGTGGCGACAACATGGCTTCAAACCGATTGATAGCCCGGAGCATCCGTTTCACTGA
- a CDS encoding MaoC family dehydratase, translating into MTQVTNIPYEALEVGQTASYSKTVEERDIQLFAAMSGDHNPVHLDAEFAAASMFKERIAHGMFSGALISAAVACELPGPGTIYIGQQMSFQKPVKIGDTLTVRLEILEKLPKFRVRIATRVFNQRDELVVDGEAEILAPRKQQTVTLPTLPAISIG; encoded by the coding sequence ATGACCCAGGTTACCAACATCCCTTACGAAGCCCTCGAAGTCGGCCAGACCGCCAGCTACAGCAAGACTGTCGAAGAGCGCGACATCCAGCTGTTCGCCGCGATGTCGGGCGACCACAACCCGGTGCACCTGGACGCCGAGTTTGCCGCCGCGAGCATGTTTAAGGAACGCATTGCCCACGGTATGTTCAGCGGTGCGCTGATCAGCGCCGCGGTCGCTTGCGAACTGCCTGGGCCGGGCACTATTTATATCGGTCAGCAGATGAGCTTTCAGAAACCGGTAAAGATCGGCGACACGCTGACGGTGCGTCTGGAGATTCTCGAGAAACTGCCGAAATTTCGCGTGCGCATTGCCACTCGCGTATTCAATCAGCGTGATGAGCTTGTGGTGGATGGCGAGGCGGAGATTCTCGCGCCGCGCAAGCAGCAGACGGTGACTTTGCCGACATTGCCGGCGATCAGTATTGGCTGA
- a CDS encoding phosphate/phosphite/phosphonate ABC transporter substrate-binding protein: protein MTQHHAELLMYPAPEPVRVANEQWLARILEHLGHSRLDATKLTLPELWLSPHLLLTQTCGYPLMTALRGRVRLIGRPRYELPEASGGQHCSLILGRAVDPRYSLGDFRHSRGVINSGDSNSGMNLLRQRLAPLQLNGRFFASVGISGGHRESLRWLRENLADLAAIDSVTFAYIARHAPEEVSGLRVVALSALSPTLPFITAAGASDAQVERLLQVMNQTLHELPEVVQTLGLPEVLPATESDYEVLLDYQRDAEAQGYGQLR from the coding sequence ATGACCCAACACCACGCCGAACTGCTGATGTACCCGGCCCCGGAGCCCGTCCGCGTGGCCAATGAACAATGGCTGGCGCGCATCCTCGAACACCTCGGCCACAGCCGACTCGACGCGACAAAGCTGACGCTGCCCGAACTGTGGCTATCGCCGCATCTGCTGCTCACCCAGACCTGCGGCTATCCGCTGATGACAGCGCTGCGTGGCCGGGTCCGTCTCATTGGCCGGCCGCGCTATGAATTGCCTGAGGCCAGCGGCGGCCAGCATTGCAGCCTGATCCTTGGCCGCGCTGTTGATCCGCGCTACTCGCTTGGCGACTTTCGCCACAGCCGGGGCGTGATCAACAGCGGAGATTCCAACAGCGGGATGAACCTGCTGCGCCAGCGTCTGGCGCCGCTGCAGCTGAACGGCCGGTTTTTCGCCAGTGTCGGCATCAGTGGCGGCCACCGCGAGAGCCTGCGCTGGCTGCGGGAAAACCTCGCCGACCTGGCCGCGATCGACAGCGTCACGTTCGCTTATATCGCCCGGCACGCGCCCGAAGAAGTCAGCGGATTACGTGTGGTTGCGCTCAGTGCGTTGAGCCCGACGCTGCCATTCATCACGGCTGCCGGTGCCAGCGACGCGCAGGTCGAACGGCTGCTGCAAGTGATGAATCAGACGTTGCATGAATTGCCTGAGGTAGTGCAGACCTTGGGTTTGCCTGAAGTTCTGCCGGCAACTGAAAGCGACTATGAGGTGCTGCTCGACTATCAGCGAGACGCTGAAGCTCAGGGCTATGGGCAACTGCGCTAG
- a CDS encoding GNAT family N-acetyltransferase yields the protein MPDIHYSQLDEPVWPLMNKFYRSHQSSMKAVREAQLWVARRGEIVAALCLRPVSGGHWLTGLFVDPGCREQGIAGQLIAAAVAQVDGPVWLFCHPDLRGFYERRGFSVDPALPQAMAERLSRYARSKPMIAMGLSPPD from the coding sequence ATGCCCGACATCCACTACAGCCAGCTCGACGAACCGGTGTGGCCGCTGATGAACAAGTTCTACCGCAGCCACCAGTCCTCGATGAAAGCCGTGCGCGAGGCGCAACTGTGGGTCGCGCGGCGCGGCGAGATCGTGGCGGCGCTGTGCCTGCGACCGGTATCGGGCGGCCACTGGCTGACGGGGTTGTTTGTCGATCCGGGGTGTCGGGAACAGGGAATTGCCGGGCAGTTGATTGCGGCGGCGGTTGCTCAGGTGGACGGGCCGGTGTGGCTGTTCTGTCATCCGGATCTGCGCGGGTTTTATGAGCGGCGCGGGTTCAGCGTTGATCCGGCGCTGCCGCAGGCAATGGCCGAACGGTTGAGCCGGTATGCGCGGAGCAAGCCGATGATTGCGATGGGGCTCAGCCCTCCAGACTGA
- the def gene encoding peptide deformylase has translation MIREILKMGDERLLRIAPPVPPEMFNSAELWQLIDDMFQTMESVGGVGLAAPQIGVDLQLVIFGFEHSERYPDAEAVPQTILINPLITPLNPLMEEGFEGCLSVPGLRGAVDRYQQIRYEGFDPKGEPIVRVASGFHARVVQHECDHLIGRLYPSRITDFSKFGFTEVLFPDLDPMADD, from the coding sequence ATGATCCGTGAAATTCTGAAAATGGGCGACGAGCGCCTGCTGCGCATCGCCCCGCCGGTACCGCCGGAGATGTTCAACAGCGCCGAGCTGTGGCAATTGATCGACGACATGTTCCAGACCATGGAAAGCGTCGGTGGCGTGGGTCTGGCGGCACCGCAGATCGGCGTCGATCTGCAACTGGTGATCTTCGGCTTCGAGCATAGCGAGCGTTACCCGGACGCCGAGGCTGTGCCGCAGACGATCCTGATCAATCCGCTGATCACGCCTTTGAATCCGCTGATGGAAGAGGGTTTCGAAGGCTGCTTGTCGGTACCTGGCCTGCGCGGCGCGGTGGATCGCTATCAGCAGATTCGCTACGAGGGCTTCGATCCCAAGGGCGAGCCGATCGTGCGCGTGGCCTCGGGTTTTCATGCGCGAGTGGTGCAGCATGAATGCGATCACCTGATCGGTCGGCTGTACCCGTCGCGGATTACCGATTTCAGCAAATTCGGCTTTACCGAAGTGCTGTTCCCGGATCTTGATCCCATGGCCGACGACTGA
- a CDS encoding alpha/beta hydrolase has translation MTHDTFWLDASDRSRLYVNRWLPATPLKAVILVAHGMAEHSARYARLADTFCDKDYGVYAPDLRGHGRTADNGTLGHFADDDGWCKVVGDLASLNQHIGQQHPGVPIILLGHSMGSYLAQAYLLHHSASLHGAILSGSNFQPVALYRVARQIARLEKLRQGGKGRSALIEWLSFGSFNNKFKPLRTRFDWLSRDPAEVDKYAADPLCGFRCTNQFWIDLLGGLQQISKASNLAQIDPGLPLLVIGGECDPVSEGKRLTDLANALRRAGSQHLQLKIYPQARHELFNESNRDEVTADVLAWIDQALSHPRPQRSE, from the coding sequence ATGACCCACGACACCTTCTGGCTGGACGCGAGTGACCGCAGCCGCCTGTACGTCAACCGCTGGCTGCCGGCCACGCCCTTGAAAGCGGTGATTCTCGTCGCCCATGGCATGGCCGAGCACAGCGCTCGCTACGCCCGCCTCGCCGACACGTTTTGCGACAAAGACTATGGCGTCTACGCACCGGATCTGCGCGGCCATGGCCGCACCGCCGACAACGGCACCCTCGGCCATTTCGCCGATGACGATGGCTGGTGCAAGGTCGTTGGCGATCTGGCCAGCCTCAACCAGCACATCGGCCAGCAACACCCCGGCGTGCCGATCATTCTGCTCGGGCACAGCATGGGCAGTTACCTGGCCCAGGCCTATCTGCTACACCACAGCGCCAGTCTGCACGGGGCGATTCTCAGCGGATCGAATTTCCAGCCAGTGGCCCTGTATCGCGTCGCCCGGCAGATTGCCCGGCTGGAAAAACTGCGTCAGGGCGGCAAGGGCCGCAGCGCGTTGATCGAGTGGCTGTCGTTCGGCTCGTTCAACAATAAATTCAAACCGCTGCGCACCCGTTTCGACTGGCTGAGCCGCGATCCGGCCGAGGTCGACAAATACGCCGCCGACCCGTTGTGTGGCTTTCGCTGTACCAATCAGTTCTGGATCGACCTGCTCGGCGGCTTGCAGCAAATCAGCAAAGCGTCCAATCTCGCGCAAATCGATCCGGGCCTGCCGCTGCTGGTGATTGGCGGCGAATGTGATCCGGTGAGCGAAGGCAAGCGTCTGACTGATCTGGCCAACGCCTTGCGCAGGGCCGGCAGCCAGCACCTGCAACTGAAGATCTACCCGCAGGCCCGGCACGAATTGTTCAATGAAAGCAATCGCGACGAAGTGACCGCCGATGTGCTCGCCTGGATCGATCAGGCCCTGAGCCATCCGCGCCCGCAGCGCAGCGAATAA
- the fadD1 gene encoding long-chain-fatty-acid--CoA ligase FadD1, whose amino-acid sequence MIEDFWKDKYPAGIAAEINPDEYPNIQAVLKQSCQRFANKPAFSNLGKTITYGELYELSGAFAAYLQQHTDLQPGDRIAVQLPNVLQYPVAVFGAIRAGLIVVNTNPLYTAREMEHQFNDSGAKALVCLANMAHLAEAVVPKTGVKHIIVTEVADLLPPIKRLLINSVIKYVKKMVPAYHLPKAIRFNDVLSKGHGQPVAEANPDSGDVAVLQYTGGTTGVAKGAMLTHRNLVANMLQCKALMGSNLNEGCEILITPLPLYHIYAFTFHCMAMMLIGNHNILISNPRDLPAMVKELSKWKFSGFVGLNTLFVALCNNEGFRKLDFSALKVTLSGGMALQLAAAERWKAVTGCAICEGYGMTETSPVATVNPIQHIQIGTIGIPVPSTLCKVIDDAGVEQPLGEIGELCVKGPQVMKGYWQRQEATDEMLDSDGWLKTGDIALIQPDGYMRIVDRKKDMILVSGFNVYPNELEDVLATLPGVLQCAAIGVPDEKSGEAIKIFIVAKPGVTLTKEQVMDHMRANVTGYKVPRSVEFRDALPTTNVGKILRRELRDEELKKLKATSAA is encoded by the coding sequence ATGATCGAAGACTTTTGGAAGGATAAGTATCCGGCGGGAATCGCAGCCGAGATTAATCCAGACGAGTATCCGAACATTCAGGCAGTGTTGAAGCAATCCTGCCAACGCTTCGCCAACAAACCGGCTTTCAGCAACCTGGGCAAGACAATCACCTACGGTGAACTGTATGAACTGTCCGGTGCCTTTGCCGCGTATCTGCAACAGCATACCGACTTGCAGCCCGGTGATCGAATCGCCGTGCAACTGCCCAACGTCCTGCAATACCCGGTCGCGGTCTTCGGTGCCATTCGCGCCGGGTTGATCGTGGTCAACACCAATCCGCTGTACACCGCGCGGGAAATGGAACACCAATTCAACGACTCCGGTGCCAAAGCGCTGGTGTGCCTGGCGAACATGGCGCACCTGGCCGAAGCCGTGGTGCCGAAGACCGGCGTCAAGCACATCATCGTCACCGAAGTCGCCGACCTGCTGCCGCCGATCAAGCGCCTGCTGATCAACAGCGTCATCAAGTACGTGAAGAAAATGGTCCCGGCCTATCACCTGCCCAAAGCCATCAGGTTCAACGACGTGCTGAGCAAGGGCCACGGTCAGCCAGTGGCCGAAGCCAACCCGGACAGCGGCGATGTCGCGGTGCTGCAATACACCGGCGGCACCACCGGCGTGGCCAAGGGCGCGATGCTCACCCACCGCAACCTGGTCGCCAACATGCTGCAATGCAAGGCGCTGATGGGCTCCAACCTCAACGAAGGCTGCGAGATCCTGATCACGCCGCTGCCGCTGTACCACATCTATGCGTTCACTTTTCACTGCATGGCGATGATGCTGATCGGCAACCACAACATCCTGATCAGCAACCCGCGCGACCTGCCGGCGATGGTCAAGGAGCTGTCGAAGTGGAAGTTCAGCGGTTTCGTCGGTCTGAACACGCTGTTCGTGGCGCTGTGCAATAACGAAGGTTTCCGCAAGCTGGATTTCTCCGCGCTGAAAGTCACCCTGTCCGGCGGCATGGCCCTGCAATTGGCCGCGGCCGAGCGCTGGAAAGCCGTGACCGGTTGCGCCATCTGCGAAGGCTACGGCATGACCGAAACCAGCCCGGTGGCCACGGTCAACCCGATCCAGCACATCCAGATCGGCACGATCGGCATTCCGGTGCCGTCGACCCTGTGCAAGGTCATCGACGATGCCGGTGTCGAGCAGCCGCTGGGCGAAATCGGCGAGCTGTGCGTCAAGGGCCCGCAAGTGATGAAGGGCTACTGGCAGCGTCAGGAAGCCACCGATGAAATGCTCGACAGCGATGGCTGGCTGAAAACCGGTGACATCGCGCTGATCCAGCCGGACGGCTACATGCGCATTGTCGATCGCAAGAAAGACATGATTCTGGTGTCCGGTTTCAACGTTTATCCGAACGAACTGGAAGACGTGCTGGCGACTTTGCCGGGCGTCCTGCAATGCGCGGCGATTGGCGTACCGGACGAGAAATCGGGTGAGGCGATCAAGATTTTCATTGTCGCCAAACCGGGTGTGACCCTGACCAAAGAACAGGTCATGGACCACATGCGCGCCAACGTCACCGGCTACAAAGTGCCGCGTTCGGTGGAATTCCGCGATGCGTTGCCGACCACCAACGTCGGCAAGATCCTGCGCCGCGAGTTGCGTGATGAAGAGCTGAAGAAGCTCAAGGCCACGTCTGCCGCGTAA
- the fadD2 gene encoding long-chain-fatty-acid--CoA ligase FadD2 — translation MQPDFWNDKRPAGVPLDIDMGEFKSVIEVFERSCKKFADRPAFSSMGITLTYAELERQSSAFAGYLQAHTDLVPGDRIAVQMPNVLHYPIAVFGALRAGLIVVNTNPLYTPREMRHQFKDSGARALVYLNLFGQKVQEVLPDTDIQYLIEAKMGDLMPAAKGWLVNTVVSKVKKLVPEYSLPQAISFKSALRMGRGLGIKPLSVGLEDIAVLQYTGGTTGLAKGAMLTHGNLVANMQQVRACLAQLGPDGQPLLREGQEVMIAPLPLYHIYAFTANCMCMMVSGNHNVLISNPRDIAGFIKELKNWRFSALLGLNTLFVALMDHPDFKTLDFSSLKLTNSGGTALVKATAERWEQMTGCRITEGYGLTETSPVACTNPYGDQSRLGTVGLPVPGTLVKIINDDGVEQPLGERGELCIKGPQIMKGYWNKPEATAEVLDAEGWFKSGDIAVIDPDGFVRIVDRKKDMIIVSGFNVYPNEIEDVVMAHPKVANCAVIGVPDERSGEAVKLFVVARETGVSLEELKAYCKENFTAYKVPKHIVLRESLPMTPVGKILRRELRDIA, via the coding sequence ATGCAACCTGATTTCTGGAATGACAAACGCCCGGCCGGCGTACCGCTGGACATCGACATGGGCGAGTTCAAGTCGGTCATCGAAGTGTTTGAGCGTTCCTGCAAGAAGTTCGCTGACCGCCCCGCGTTCAGCAGCATGGGCATCACCCTGACCTACGCCGAGCTCGAGCGCCAGAGCTCGGCGTTTGCCGGTTATCTGCAGGCCCATACCGATCTGGTGCCGGGAGACCGCATCGCGGTGCAGATGCCCAACGTCCTGCATTATCCGATTGCCGTGTTCGGCGCGCTGCGCGCCGGGCTGATCGTGGTCAACACCAACCCGCTCTACACGCCGCGCGAGATGCGCCATCAATTCAAGGATTCCGGTGCGCGTGCGCTGGTCTACCTGAATCTGTTCGGGCAGAAAGTCCAGGAAGTGCTGCCCGACACCGATATCCAATACCTGATCGAAGCGAAGATGGGCGACCTGATGCCCGCCGCCAAGGGCTGGCTGGTCAATACCGTGGTCAGCAAGGTGAAAAAACTGGTTCCCGAGTATTCGCTGCCGCAGGCGATCTCCTTCAAAAGCGCGCTGCGCATGGGTCGTGGCCTGGGTATCAAACCGCTGAGCGTCGGCCTCGAGGACATCGCCGTGCTGCAATACACCGGCGGCACCACCGGCCTGGCGAAAGGCGCGATGCTCACCCACGGCAATCTCGTGGCGAACATGCAGCAAGTGCGCGCCTGTCTGGCCCAGCTCGGCCCGGACGGTCAGCCGCTGTTGCGCGAGGGCCAGGAGGTGATGATCGCGCCGCTGCCGCTGTACCACATCTATGCCTTCACGGCGAATTGCATGTGCATGATGGTGTCGGGCAACCACAACGTGCTGATCTCCAATCCGCGCGACATCGCCGGCTTCATCAAGGAGTTGAAGAACTGGCGCTTCTCTGCGCTATTGGGTTTGAACACCTTGTTCGTCGCGCTGATGGATCACCCTGACTTCAAGACCCTGGATTTCTCCAGTCTGAAGCTGACCAACTCCGGCGGCACCGCGCTGGTCAAAGCCACCGCCGAGCGCTGGGAGCAGATGACCGGTTGCCGTATCACCGAAGGCTACGGCCTGACCGAAACCTCGCCGGTGGCCTGCACTAACCCTTACGGCGACCAATCGCGCTTGGGCACGGTGGGCCTGCCGGTGCCGGGTACGCTGGTGAAAATCATCAACGATGACGGCGTTGAGCAGCCGCTGGGCGAGCGCGGTGAGCTGTGCATCAAAGGCCCGCAGATCATGAAGGGCTACTGGAACAAACCCGAGGCCACCGCCGAAGTGCTCGATGCCGAAGGCTGGTTCAAGTCCGGCGACATCGCCGTGATCGACCCGGACGGTTTCGTGCGTATCGTTGATCGCAAGAAGGACATGATCATCGTCTCCGGCTTCAACGTGTATCCGAACGAAATCGAAGACGTGGTCATGGCCCACCCGAAAGTCGCCAACTGCGCGGTGATCGGCGTGCCGGACGAGCGTTCGGGGGAGGCGGTGAAGCTGTTTGTCGTGGCGCGGGAAACCGGTGTCAGTCTTGAAGAGCTGAAGGCCTACTGCAAAGAGAATTTCACCGCCTACAAAGTGCCGAAACACATCGTGCTGCGTGAGTCGTTGCCGATGACGCCTGTAGGGAAAATTCTGCGGCGCGAGTTGCGGGATATCGCATAA
- a CDS encoding sigma-70 family RNA polymerase sigma factor produces the protein MSGADQFHRDTVERLFRAHYRWLCDYLRRHSRDVAGAEDIAGETFAQLLEAPALTAIREPRALLTTIAQRLLYQHWRRADLQRRHRQQSELDVAASPEDLAQFSQTLDRLDRSLHRLPAKVRSTFLLARIDGLTYPQIAAELGISQRSVSVYMARSQALCDRHCANQYLEEKRSA, from the coding sequence ATGTCCGGCGCCGATCAATTCCATCGCGACACCGTGGAACGCCTGTTCCGCGCGCATTATCGCTGGCTCTGTGATTACCTGCGTCGACACTCGCGCGACGTGGCCGGCGCGGAAGACATTGCCGGCGAAACCTTCGCCCAACTGCTCGAAGCCCCAGCGCTGACGGCGATTCGCGAACCTCGCGCCTTGCTGACGACGATCGCGCAACGTCTGCTTTATCAGCACTGGCGCCGTGCGGATCTGCAACGCCGGCATCGTCAGCAATCCGAACTCGATGTCGCGGCTTCGCCTGAAGACCTTGCACAGTTCTCGCAAACCCTCGATCGCCTTGATCGCAGCCTGCATCGCTTGCCGGCCAAGGTCCGTTCGACCTTTCTGCTCGCGCGTATCGATGGCCTGACCTACCCGCAAATCGCTGCCGAACTGGGCATCTCACAGCGTTCGGTGAGCGTTTACATGGCTCGTTCCCAAGCGCTGTGCGACCGCCACTGCGCCAACCAATACCTGGAAGAAAAGAGGTCTGCATGA
- a CDS encoding CsbD family protein, with product MSSTGDKVKGMANEAVGNVKQGVGKATDNDKLRAEGKVQEKKGEAQQAVGNAKDAVKKGVDKA from the coding sequence ATGAGTAGCACAGGCGATAAAGTAAAAGGCATGGCCAACGAAGCTGTCGGTAACGTCAAACAGGGCGTCGGCAAGGCCACTGACAACGACAAACTGCGCGCGGAAGGCAAAGTTCAAGAGAAAAAAGGCGAAGCCCAGCAAGCGGTCGGCAACGCTAAGGACGCTGTGAAAAAAGGCGTCGACAAGGCGTAA